The following coding sequences are from one Mycobacteriales bacterium window:
- a CDS encoding TerC family protein — MNIPLWVWGLTVGVLVAVLVFDLVVIGRRPHEPSLRECGIAIAVYVGLAVAFGIGVWVLAGSTHGKEFFGGWLTEYSLSVDNLFVFVILMARFGVPRALQQTALMVGIILALVLRGVFIAVGAAAISAFSWVFYLFGAFLVYTAVQLARNKDDDGETRDNAVMRWLMRRLPLTEDYAGVHLSTVRDGRRLATPMLIVIIALGTTDLLFALDSIPAIYGLTKAPYLVFAANVFALMGLRQLYFLIGGLLSRLVYLSIGLSVILGFIGVKLICEALAGSGLSWAPHIGIEVSLGVIVGVLLVTTLASIVKTRRDPSAVRAMPGSQTGHGGDG; from the coding sequence ATGAACATCCCCCTGTGGGTCTGGGGTCTGACCGTCGGCGTTCTGGTCGCCGTACTCGTCTTCGACCTGGTGGTCATCGGTCGCCGTCCGCACGAGCCCTCGCTGCGGGAGTGCGGGATCGCGATCGCGGTGTACGTCGGCCTGGCGGTCGCGTTCGGCATCGGCGTCTGGGTGCTGGCCGGTTCGACCCACGGGAAAGAGTTCTTCGGCGGCTGGCTCACCGAGTACAGCCTTTCCGTCGACAACCTGTTCGTCTTCGTCATCCTGATGGCGCGGTTCGGGGTGCCGCGAGCTCTGCAGCAGACGGCGCTGATGGTGGGGATCATCCTCGCGTTGGTACTGCGCGGAGTGTTCATCGCGGTGGGCGCCGCAGCCATCTCGGCATTCTCGTGGGTGTTCTACCTCTTCGGCGCGTTTCTCGTCTACACGGCCGTGCAGCTCGCGCGGAACAAGGACGACGACGGGGAGACGCGTGACAACGCCGTGATGCGCTGGCTGATGCGGCGGCTGCCCTTGACCGAGGACTACGCGGGCGTGCACCTCTCGACCGTCCGCGACGGCCGGCGGCTCGCCACGCCGATGTTGATCGTGATCATCGCGCTCGGCACCACCGACCTGCTGTTCGCGCTCGACTCGATCCCGGCCATCTACGGCCTCACCAAGGCTCCGTACCTGGTCTTCGCCGCAAACGTCTTCGCCCTGATGGGACTGCGGCAGCTCTACTTCCTGATCGGGGGTCTGCTGAGCAGGCTCGTCTATCTCTCCATCGGCCTGTCGGTGATCCTCGGCTTCATCGGCGTCAAGCTGATCTGCGAGGCGCTGGCCGGCAGCGGCCTGTCGTGGGCGCCGCACATCGGCATCGAGGTGTCGTTGGGGGTCATCGTCGGGGTGTTGCTGGTGACCACTCTCGCCAGCATCGTGAAGACCCGGCGGGACCCGTCCGCGGTGCGCGCGATGCCGGGTTCGCAGACGGGGCACGGCGGAGACGGCTGA
- a CDS encoding mandelate racemase/muconate lactonizing enzyme family protein, which translates to MRITAVRTYPVWIGSRLQLLVKVETDDGLHGWGESGFSSRERAVTGAVEHFSHFLIGRDPMRAGALWQEMYRGQYFEGGRVLTAAISAIDIALYDIKGKALGVPVYELLGGRQRDTVEGFASVDGRDPGLMIGRARTLMSQGWRCLRLGMSMSPFDDPTVYDPWISLTETADALVSARRELGPAVTLGIDYHHRLSVAEAASFCQRMPIGTLDFLEEPIRDETPQAYEALRRLTPVPFAIGEEFASKWQFLPYIEGGLAQYARLDICNVGGFTEAMKVAGWSEAHYIDLMPHNPLGPICTAATVHLAAATPNFAWLECRESAGEETRFHESPIFVDRVALAGHSYPVPDRPGLGVDVDEDGLAEAVSERWWESPHLRRPDGSHTNW; encoded by the coding sequence GTGCGCATCACGGCGGTCAGGACCTATCCCGTCTGGATCGGCTCCCGTCTTCAACTGCTGGTGAAGGTGGAGACCGACGATGGCCTGCACGGCTGGGGGGAGAGCGGGTTTTCCAGCCGGGAGCGGGCGGTGACGGGCGCCGTCGAGCACTTCAGCCACTTCCTGATCGGCCGCGACCCGATGCGGGCCGGGGCGCTGTGGCAGGAGATGTACCGCGGGCAGTACTTCGAGGGCGGCCGGGTACTGACCGCCGCCATCTCCGCGATCGACATCGCGCTCTACGACATCAAGGGCAAGGCGCTGGGGGTCCCGGTCTACGAGCTGCTCGGCGGCCGCCAGCGGGACACGGTCGAGGGCTTCGCCTCGGTGGACGGCCGCGACCCCGGGCTGATGATCGGGCGGGCCCGCACGCTGATGAGCCAGGGCTGGCGCTGCCTGCGGCTCGGCATGAGCATGTCGCCGTTCGACGACCCGACCGTCTACGACCCGTGGATCTCGCTGACCGAGACCGCAGACGCGTTGGTCTCCGCGCGCCGCGAGCTCGGACCGGCGGTGACGCTCGGGATCGACTACCACCACCGGCTCAGCGTCGCCGAGGCCGCGTCGTTCTGTCAGCGCATGCCGATCGGCACCCTGGACTTCCTCGAGGAGCCGATCCGGGACGAGACGCCGCAGGCCTACGAAGCACTGCGCCGGCTGACCCCGGTGCCCTTCGCGATCGGCGAGGAGTTCGCCTCGAAGTGGCAGTTCCTGCCCTACATCGAAGGCGGCCTGGCGCAGTACGCGCGGCTGGACATCTGCAACGTCGGCGGCTTCACCGAGGCGATGAAGGTCGCCGGCTGGTCCGAGGCCCATTACATCGACCTGATGCCCCACAACCCGCTCGGTCCGATCTGTACGGCCGCGACGGTGCACCTGGCCGCTGCGACCCCCAACTTCGCGTGGCTGGAGTGCCGCGAGTCGGCGGGGGAGGAGACCCGCTTCCACGAGTCGCCGATCTTCGTCGACCGGGTGGCGCTGGCCGGGCACTCGTACCCGGTTCCGGACCGGCCGGGCCTCGGCGTCGACGTCGACGAGGACGGGTTGGCCGAGGCGGTCAGCGAACGCTGGTGGGAGTCGCCGCACCTGCGGCGGCCGGACGGCTCGCACACGAACTGGTGA
- a CDS encoding MFS transporter encodes MTDRGSPTVLPAADPVPPSAAGVTSYLRILRHGPAARPFAAAVIARLPISMAPLGTLLLVQHVRGSYGVAGLVTGAFALGTAAGTPIWGRLMDRFGQPKVVIPTSLASAGFLVALAISAALGGADGLLIALAAATGITFPAIGPAMRAAWRVALKDEGLRRAGYALDAVAVESIFIGGPLLLSLLLAVTPPVVPLLVTAGLLAGGGVAYSLTAAARTWRPAPHQPPTDGRPVGRFTASAVAAAGIPAVLGVTAMMSVGFGHLDTSIAATAREVLGDQARLGLLFAAIAGGSATGGLWYGAHRWAPGHEHRRLPISLGLFTLGLVPLSILLGAGDPHLWILLPLLFLAGLSIAPSLIMLQNLIDALAPTHRVNEAQAWLSAASTTGAATGTAIAGIVIDAAGVPWGFAGAAAAVAVTCLIALASQRTWRSFVAPTTGP; translated from the coding sequence ATGACGGACCGCGGTTCGCCCACGGTCCTCCCCGCAGCCGATCCTGTCCCGCCGTCGGCCGCGGGGGTCACCTCATATCTGCGGATCCTGCGACACGGTCCGGCTGCCCGGCCCTTCGCCGCGGCGGTGATCGCCCGGCTGCCGATCTCGATGGCGCCCCTCGGCACCCTGCTCCTCGTGCAGCACGTCCGCGGGTCCTACGGCGTCGCCGGCCTGGTGACCGGAGCCTTCGCTCTCGGGACCGCGGCCGGCACCCCCATCTGGGGCCGGCTGATGGACCGCTTCGGGCAACCGAAGGTCGTCATCCCCACGTCGCTGGCCAGCGCCGGATTTCTGGTCGCGCTCGCGATCTCCGCAGCGCTCGGCGGGGCCGACGGCCTGCTCATCGCGCTGGCCGCCGCGACCGGGATCACGTTCCCGGCGATCGGTCCGGCCATGCGGGCCGCCTGGCGGGTGGCGCTGAAGGACGAAGGGCTGCGTCGTGCGGGCTACGCCCTCGACGCGGTGGCGGTCGAGTCGATCTTCATCGGCGGGCCGCTGCTGCTCTCGCTGCTGCTCGCGGTGACACCCCCCGTCGTACCGCTGCTGGTGACGGCCGGGCTGCTGGCCGGCGGCGGCGTGGCCTACAGCCTGACCGCTGCGGCGCGCACCTGGCGCCCGGCGCCGCACCAACCGCCGACCGACGGGCGGCCGGTCGGTCGCTTCACCGCCTCGGCGGTGGCCGCCGCCGGCATCCCGGCGGTGCTCGGGGTGACCGCGATGATGAGCGTCGGCTTCGGCCACCTCGACACCTCGATCGCCGCCACCGCCCGCGAGGTTCTCGGCGACCAGGCGCGGCTCGGGCTGCTCTTCGCGGCGATCGCCGGCGGCAGCGCCACCGGCGGCCTCTGGTACGGCGCGCACCGCTGGGCCCCCGGGCACGAGCACCGGCGACTGCCCATCTCGCTCGGGCTCTTCACCCTGGGCCTCGTGCCGCTCTCGATCCTGCTGGGGGCGGGGGATCCGCACCTGTGGATCCTGCTCCCGTTGCTCTTCCTGGCCGGCCTGTCCATCGCGCCGAGCCTGATCATGTTGCAGAACCTCATCGACGCGCTCGCACCCACGCACCGGGTGAACGAGGCGCAGGCCTGGCTGTCCGCGGCGAGCACGACCGGGGCGGCTACCGGGACGGCGATCGCGGGCATCGTCATCGACGCCGCCGGCGTGCCCTGGGGGTTCGCCGGCGCCGCGGCGGCGGTCGCCGTCACCTGCCTGATCGCCCTCGCGAGCCAACGCACCTGGCGAAGTTTCGTCGCCCCCACCACCGGGCCGTGA
- a CDS encoding DUF3817 domain-containing protein translates to MNGALIRYRIIAWVVGTGLLILVLVGVPLQYAADQKTVVEIVGPIHGFLYIVYLLATAELGFRARWSPVKLVLVCLAGTVPFLSFVAERKVTRDAREQGDVPVAAPPR, encoded by the coding sequence GTGAACGGCGCCCTGATCCGCTATCGGATCATCGCCTGGGTCGTCGGGACCGGTCTGCTGATCCTGGTTCTCGTCGGTGTACCGCTGCAGTACGCCGCCGACCAGAAGACGGTCGTCGAGATCGTCGGGCCCATCCACGGCTTCCTCTACATCGTCTACCTGCTGGCGACCGCGGAGCTCGGTTTCCGGGCCCGGTGGTCACCGGTCAAGCTGGTGCTCGTCTGCCTCGCCGGGACGGTCCCGTTCCTCTCCTTCGTCGCCGAACGCAAGGTGACCCGCGACGCGCGGGAGCAGGGCGACGTGCCGGTCGCGGCGCCTCCCCGCTGA
- a CDS encoding cupin domain-containing protein, translating into MSAHAGPAVESKTFAQPDEVREFDYGRAELLHMAGGSIGRLVLHPGWRWSSHVKPIAGTDWCEAPHFQYQVSGTLHLLMADGGEFDSHAGGVTSLPEGHDAWVIGEEDVVLIDWYGASEFAKDG; encoded by the coding sequence ATGAGCGCACACGCCGGGCCGGCCGTGGAATCCAAGACGTTCGCCCAGCCGGACGAGGTCCGCGAATTCGACTACGGCCGCGCGGAACTGCTGCACATGGCCGGCGGTTCGATCGGGCGCCTGGTGCTGCACCCGGGCTGGCGGTGGAGCAGCCACGTCAAGCCGATCGCCGGCACCGATTGGTGCGAGGCGCCGCACTTCCAGTACCAGGTCAGCGGGACCCTGCACCTGCTCATGGCCGACGGCGGCGAGTTCGACTCCCACGCCGGCGGCGTCACCTCGCTCCCCGAAGGGCACGACGCGTGGGTCATCGGCGAGGAAGACGTCGTCCTGATCGACTGGTACGGCGCCAGCGAGTTCGCCAAGGACGGCTGA